A part of Mustela erminea isolate mMusErm1 chromosome 9, mMusErm1.Pri, whole genome shotgun sequence genomic DNA contains:
- the LOC116600106 gene encoding olfactory receptor 4C11-like, producing MEQNNTVTEFILLGLTQDPMKKKMVFVIFFIFYSGTVVGNLLIIVTIKSSRTLGSPMYFFLFHLSLADSCFSTTTAPRLIVDSLSAQRTISYHECMTQVFAMHFFGSMEVFVLILMAIDRYVAICKPLHYPTIMRRQICTVLIILAWVGAFIHSLAELMPALKLPFCGPNLINHYCCDLQPLLKLACMDTYMINIEWVSNSGSICTGSFVFLIISYTVILHSLRNHSAEGRRKALSTCITHIIVVVLFFGPCVFIYARPQTTFPMDKMVSVFYTIGTPFLNPFIYTLRNAEVKNAMRKLWRITTTSERKR from the coding sequence ATGGAGCAAAATAACACTGTTACTGAGTTCATACTGCTAGGATTGACCCAAGATCCAATGAAAAAGAAGATGGTATTTgtaatattcttcattttttattccgGAACTGTGGTAGGGAATTTGCTCATTATTGTGACCATCAAGTCCAGCCGGACACTTGGGAgccccatgtactttttcctatttcatttgtCCCTTGCTGATTCCTGCTTCTCAACTACAACAGCCCCAAGACTAATTGTGGATTCACTCTCTGCACAAAGAACCATATCTTACCATGAGTGCATGACTCAAGTCTTTGCAATGCATTTCTTTGGCTCCATGGAGGTCTTTGTTCTCATCCTCATGGCTATTGATCGCTATGTGGCTATTTGTAAGCCCTTACATTACCCAACCATCATGAGACGGCAGATTTGCACAGTCCTGATCATTCTTGCATGGGTAGGGGCTTTTATCCATTCCCTTGCTGAGCTAATGCCGGCCTTGAAATTGCCTTTCTGTGGGCCCAATTTGATTAATCATTACTGCTGTGATTTGCAGCCCTTGTTAAAGCTTGCATGCATGGACACGTATATGATCAACATAGAATGGGTGTCTAACAGTGGGAGCATTTGCACAGGCAGTTTTGTGTTTCTGATAATTTCATACACTGTCATCTTGCATTCACTGAGAAACCACAGtgcagaagggagaagaaaagctcTCTCCACCTGCATTACTCACATCATCGTAGTAGTCTTATTCTTTGGTCCATGTGTATTCATATATGCACGCCCCCAGACCACTTTCCCTATGGACAAGATGGTGTCCGTATTTTATACTATTGGGACCCCTTTTCTCAACCCATTCATCTACACACTGAGGAATGCAGAAGTGAAAAATGCCATGAGAAAGCTATGGCGTATCACAACTacctcagaaagaaagagatga